A stretch of DNA from Salvelinus sp. IW2-2015 linkage group LG20, ASM291031v2, whole genome shotgun sequence:
TCTTCATAGAAATTAATGGGCAGTTTTTCATTGATAACTTGAGATTCTATTGACCCCAATTCTGCAGATAGAGAATTTATCAACACAAACCTGgcaaaatacatctctttatctctcttacCTTCTCCAGAKCCATGTCATCCATATACAGCTGCCTTAGGCTCTTAGACACAGGAAGGAACGCCTTTGGTCCGACCCAGCAAATGGAATTTCTGGAGAGGTAGAGCTCGATCAAACTGGAGGCCTTGGACAGCCCGTCGGTAGGCACCTCAGCAAGCTGATTTGACCCCAGATGAAGAGTATTTAGGTGGGCGGACTTGAGAGCGCCGGGGGCTATAGTGGTTATGGTGCTATTGGTCAGGTAGAGTCCTCTCAGCTTGGGGACTGAGGAGAGCTGGCCTGCCCGCTCCAGCTTACTGACAGTGTTCCCAGGTGGAGCACAAGCAGGCTAGGCAGGGGGGCCAGGGCAGCTCCAGGGAACATGGCCAGCTGGTTCCCTTCCAGGTGAAGGTAGGTGAGTTCAGGGGCCCCAGTGAAAGTCTGAGCCCAGGGAGGTGAGGTCATTGTCAGACAGGTAGAGGTAGACCAGGCCCTTCATGCCCCGGAAGGCACTGCCTTCGATCTCACGGACCTTGCAGTGCTCCAGATGCAGAGAGACCACCTGGTCTGTGCCGGGGAAACTGTTGCTAGGGACGTAATGGAAGTGGTTGCTGCGCAGGTCCAGGAGCTGGGTATTAGAGGGGAAGCCGTAGGGGACTTTGGTGTGACCACGGTTCTCACATGTGGCGTGCTGAGCCTTCACCTaagcaggggacagagagagggagatgggttcAGAGGGACATTTCCAAACAAGAATTGGAGAGCAGTTTTTATATGGATGACTTAATTATCAGTCCAATTTTTCTTTGAGTATGATGGCAAGTGTATTGTCATGGCAGCAAGTTTGAACATTATTTGTGGCACAACATTGCACCATCGCTCAGCACCCCATACACCATCTCAGTATTAACAACAAGAGCAACTCACATCGCAGTCACAGTTATCTGGACACTTGCTCTTCTTCTTAGGCTTGGCTGTGGGCAGTGCACGCTCCCTGCTCTCTTCCTGCTCTTCAAACTCCTCCTTTATCATGTCCTCCCTGCTCCGGCAGCGCAGCTCCATAGGCCCCACTGCCTCCAGAGGCTCgtcagagaggtgagggggacCCGCGCAGACCCCCATCAACTTCACCTTCCCTTTCTTGGCCCACTCCTTCAGGGGCCTCAGATAGCAGTTGCAGTGGATGGGGTTTCCTGTTAGGTTGAGGCGTGCTAGCTCCATGGGGCCAGAGAGGGGCTCCAGGTAGCGCAGCTGGTTGTGGCTGAGGTCCAGGTGGGAGAGAAGGGGGGCCTGGGACATGGCTGTGTCTGAGAGGTCCTGGAGAGACATGTGGTCCAGGTAGAGGTGGGTGAGCTTCGGCATGGAGACAGTATCCTCACCCAGGTAGGTCATGAGGTTGTAGCTCAGGTCCAGGCGGGTGACTTGAGCCAGTcttaaagaaaggagagaaaatggACAGAGCATAAAACGGTCAAGTGTCATCAAGCTTAAATACTATTGCACCAGGGCACCATTGCGCAATAGTGTCAAACATCTGCACAGTTTCACACCGGGTCATAGTCTGTGTGGGGAAGAAATGCAGCTCATTGTGGTCGAGGCTGAGGCGTGTGACGGTGAAGAGGCCAGCGAAGGCCTCCATGGCCAGGTTGTTGAGGGAGTTGCGACTGAGACGCAGCCACTTGATGTTGTGCAGGCCCCGGAAGGCCATGTTGGGGATGTACACCAGCTGGTTATGTGTGAGGGACAGCATGTTGAGGAAGCCCAGCTGAGTGAAGGCCCCTGGCTGGATCTCCTCAACACGGTTATGGTCCAACGTCAGCTGCTTTAGGGATGACAGGCCGTCAAAAGACTCCTGTTGgatgggtagagagggagagttagGGAACAGGTATGATGCATGTGACATCAAACGGCTCAGAAAAGTTGGTGGATG
This window harbors:
- the LOC111981448 gene encoding LOW QUALITY PROTEIN: chondroadherin-like protein (The sequence of the model RefSeq protein was modified relative to this genomic sequence to represent the inferred CDS: inserted 3 bases in 2 codons) codes for the protein MSNLTNLTIKMCSFADCLSRWLVAVLMLLVILLPAQAGKCPKFCICDNSQLTMACIGKNLTQVPPTIDEITVKLDLSKNDIQVLPTHAFLHIPHLTHLTLQRCNIRAVREGAFRTLGRLVSLNLANNNIEILYQESFDGLSSLKQLTLDHNRVEEIQPGAFTQLGFLNMLSLTHNQLVYIPNMAFRGLHNIKWLRLSRNSLNNLAMEAFAGLFTVTRLSLDHNELHFFPTQTMTRLAQVTRLDLSYNLMTYLGEDTVSMPKLTHLYLDHMSLQDLSDTAMSQAPLLSHLDLSHNQLRYLEPLSGPMELARLNLTGNPIHCNCYLRPLKEWAKKGKVKLMGVCAGPPHLSDEPLEAVGPMELRCRSREDMIKEEFEEQEESRERALPTAKPKKKSKCPDNCDCDVKAQHATCENRGHTKVPYGFPSNTQLLDLRSNHFHYVPSNSFPGTDQVVSLHLEHCKVREIEGSAFRGMKGLVYLYLSDNDLTSLGSDXFTGAPELTYLHLEGNQLAMFPGAALAPLPSLLVLHLXNTVSKLERAGQLSSVPKLRGLYLTNSTITTIAPGALKSAHLNTLHLGSNQLAEVPTDGLSKASSLIELYLSRNSICWVGPKAFLPVSKSLRQLYMDDMXLEKMSKDSLAGLGSGLTTLSLGGNQLEELPDLSPLTGLEVIHLAHNPLLCDCTLLPLRRWMENV